From one Mycobacterium colombiense CECT 3035 genomic stretch:
- a CDS encoding cytochrome P450 produces the protein MNDLYYDPWDFDIDLDPYPTYRRLRDECPVYYNDRHDFWGVSRYAHVDSALKDTARLSSAKGDILEVVMADPVMPPGIFINEDPPLHTIHRAIVSRAFTPKKMRAIEDKVRNFCVACLDPLVGGDRFDFVQDLGAELPMRTIGMLAGIPDSEQPAVREHANQVLRNTPGKPMDIKKDRYFTGEMFGDYVEWREKNPSDDLITELLNVEFEDENGTTRKLTKQELIVFLAVVAGAGVETTGRLFGWMGKVLAEHPDQRKELAQDHGLIPTAIEELLRYEPPGPHVARYVATDNVTFHDQVVPAGSALLLMLASANRDERHFDNPDKFDIHRKPGGHLTFGRGAHFCVGSPLARLEGRVALEEVLKRWPEWDIDLAAARRSRTSTVRGWDSMPATIA, from the coding sequence TTGAACGATCTGTACTACGACCCATGGGACTTCGACATCGACCTCGACCCCTACCCCACCTACCGCCGCCTTCGCGATGAGTGCCCGGTCTACTACAACGATCGGCATGATTTCTGGGGCGTAAGCCGTTACGCCCATGTCGATTCCGCGCTCAAAGACACGGCGCGACTCAGTTCGGCAAAGGGCGACATCCTGGAAGTGGTCATGGCGGATCCGGTGATGCCGCCAGGCATCTTCATCAACGAAGACCCGCCGCTACACACCATCCATCGAGCCATCGTCTCGCGCGCGTTCACGCCGAAGAAGATGCGCGCGATCGAGGACAAAGTCCGCAATTTCTGTGTCGCTTGCCTGGATCCGCTCGTCGGTGGGGACCGCTTCGACTTCGTACAAGACCTCGGCGCCGAACTTCCCATGCGCACCATCGGCATGCTGGCCGGGATCCCGGACTCCGAACAGCCCGCGGTTCGTGAGCACGCCAACCAGGTGCTGCGCAACACACCGGGCAAGCCCATGGACATTAAGAAGGATCGCTACTTCACCGGTGAGATGTTCGGGGACTACGTCGAGTGGCGCGAGAAGAATCCGTCCGACGATCTGATCACCGAATTGCTCAACGTCGAGTTCGAAGACGAGAACGGTACGACGCGCAAACTGACGAAGCAGGAACTCATCGTGTTTCTGGCCGTGGTAGCCGGCGCCGGCGTCGAAACGACAGGCCGCCTCTTCGGCTGGATGGGCAAGGTCTTGGCCGAACACCCCGATCAACGCAAGGAATTGGCCCAGGACCACGGGCTGATTCCCACCGCCATCGAGGAACTGCTGCGCTACGAACCGCCGGGCCCGCATGTGGCACGTTATGTCGCCACCGACAACGTGACCTTTCACGACCAAGTGGTTCCGGCCGGCAGCGCCCTGTTACTCATGCTCGCGTCGGCCAACCGCGACGAACGGCATTTCGACAATCCCGATAAGTTCGACATCCACCGCAAGCCCGGCGGTCACCTCACCTTCGGCCGCGGCGCCCACTTCTGCGTCGGATCTCCGCTGGCCCGCTTGGAGGGTCGCGTGGCACTCGAAGAGGTGCTCAAGCGGTGGCCGGAATGGGACATCGACCTGGCAGCCGCTCGCCGCTCCCGTACGTCGACGGTGCGCGGTTGGGACAGCATGCCCGCGACCATCGCCTGA
- a CDS encoding SDR family oxidoreductase: MSRVAVVTGGGSGLGRAISIKLAADGHRVAVMDANVEAAESVAAEVRAAGGIALTSGVDVSDENAVDSAFATVRDTFGAVGILVTSAAIAGFTRFDKITLSEWNRYLAVNLTGTFLCVRAALSDMVTAGWGRIVTISSAAGQRGAPAQGHYSATKGGVIAMTKTLALDYAAKGITANTVPPFVIDSPMLREQQREGKLPPTEHLAKAIPANRVGSGDDVAAVCSFLCSEAAGYVNGQVIGVNGGAII; this comes from the coding sequence TTGAGCCGAGTAGCGGTGGTGACCGGTGGGGGGTCGGGCCTGGGACGGGCGATCAGCATCAAGCTCGCCGCCGATGGTCACCGGGTGGCCGTCATGGACGCCAACGTAGAAGCGGCGGAGAGCGTGGCCGCAGAGGTGCGGGCCGCCGGCGGCATTGCGTTAACGTCCGGCGTCGACGTCTCTGACGAAAATGCCGTTGACTCGGCCTTCGCGACAGTCCGAGACACCTTCGGTGCAGTGGGAATCCTCGTTACGAGTGCAGCGATTGCGGGCTTCACGCGCTTCGACAAGATCACTCTCAGCGAATGGAACCGGTACCTCGCCGTCAACCTCACCGGTACTTTCTTGTGCGTTAGGGCCGCGTTATCGGATATGGTCACGGCCGGATGGGGCCGCATCGTCACCATCTCATCGGCGGCCGGTCAGAGGGGCGCGCCTGCACAGGGCCACTACTCGGCCACCAAGGGCGGCGTCATCGCAATGACCAAGACACTTGCCCTGGACTATGCGGCCAAGGGCATCACGGCGAACACAGTCCCGCCGTTCGTGATCGATTCACCAATGCTGCGTGAACAACAGCGGGAGGGAAAGTTGCCGCCGACCGAGCATCTCGCCAAGGCGATTCCCGCCAACCGCGTGGGGTCTGGTGATGATGTTGCCGCCGTGTGCTCATTCTTGTGCTCCGAGGCCGCGGGTTACGTCAACGGACAAGTCATCGGCGTCAACGGCGGCGCCATCATCTGA
- a CDS encoding ferredoxin, whose protein sequence is MRVRVDGSRCQGHTLCAMIAPDSFQLDDVDGHAHAATDIVAGEYRDVVQEAARSCPEQAIEIVAEASDRARAERNGAVL, encoded by the coding sequence GTGAGAGTACGAGTAGATGGATCGCGGTGCCAAGGCCACACGCTGTGCGCCATGATCGCTCCGGATTCCTTTCAGCTCGATGACGTCGATGGTCACGCCCACGCCGCGACGGATATCGTCGCCGGCGAGTACCGCGATGTGGTCCAAGAGGCGGCGAGGTCCTGCCCGGAACAGGCCATCGAGATCGTCGCGGAGGCGTCGGATCGCGCCCGCGCGGAGCGAAACGGCGCGGTGCTGTGA
- a CDS encoding cytochrome P450: MIADNGDSGAAPSAARYHFDRHAADYRSKFLDITHEMHRSCPVAWTDTYDGHWVAAGSDEVFELARCPHVSNDHDVNHERRGYKGISIPLMLEAENFRGGMLEMDDPEHRYYRTALNPYLSPAAVKRWEPFVDEIVRACIDDHIESGSIDFVDDLANVVPAVLTLAMLGVPLDKWAMYNEPAHASIYTPPDSPDAARVREQYMAMGMDLFANLVEIRERPRPGIIDALAKLRLDGQAPPDIELIGMLNLLIGGGFDTTTALTAHALEWLSQHPEERARLSRDRETLLNPATEEFLRYFTPAPGDGRTVARDMELGGITFKEGDRLWLSWAMANRDPALFEQPDAVMLDRKGNRHFSFGLGVHRCIGSNVARTVFKSMLTAVLDRLPDYQCAAEGTVHYDSIGVIQGLKHLPATFTPGRRRGPGVSETVPRLQRACEEHGLARPITELKESAKIAD; encoded by the coding sequence GTGATCGCCGACAACGGCGATTCCGGCGCCGCGCCGTCGGCTGCGCGCTATCACTTCGACCGGCATGCCGCTGACTACCGGAGCAAGTTCCTAGATATCACTCACGAGATGCATCGCAGTTGCCCGGTCGCATGGACGGACACTTACGACGGGCACTGGGTGGCGGCGGGCAGCGACGAGGTCTTCGAGCTCGCTCGTTGCCCACACGTATCCAATGACCACGATGTCAACCACGAGCGGCGCGGGTACAAGGGCATCTCCATCCCGTTGATGCTGGAGGCCGAAAACTTTCGCGGCGGAATGCTCGAAATGGACGATCCCGAACACCGCTACTACCGCACGGCGCTCAACCCCTATCTCTCACCGGCCGCGGTCAAGCGCTGGGAGCCGTTCGTTGACGAGATCGTGCGCGCCTGCATCGACGATCACATCGAGTCGGGCAGCATCGATTTCGTCGACGACCTTGCCAATGTGGTGCCCGCGGTGCTGACGCTGGCCATGCTCGGGGTGCCGCTCGACAAGTGGGCCATGTACAACGAGCCGGCGCACGCATCGATCTATACGCCGCCGGATTCCCCCGATGCGGCACGCGTGCGCGAGCAATACATGGCGATGGGCATGGACTTGTTCGCCAACCTGGTGGAGATCCGCGAACGGCCTCGTCCCGGGATCATTGACGCGTTGGCCAAGTTGCGCCTCGACGGTCAGGCGCCGCCCGACATCGAGTTGATCGGGATGTTGAACCTGTTGATCGGTGGGGGATTCGACACCACCACCGCCCTGACCGCGCACGCGCTGGAGTGGCTTTCACAGCATCCCGAGGAACGTGCGCGGTTGAGCCGCGACCGTGAAACCCTGCTGAACCCTGCCACCGAGGAGTTCCTGCGGTATTTCACCCCCGCGCCGGGCGACGGTCGCACCGTCGCCCGGGACATGGAACTCGGCGGCATCACATTCAAGGAAGGCGACCGATTGTGGCTGTCGTGGGCGATGGCCAATCGCGATCCGGCCTTGTTCGAGCAACCCGATGCCGTCATGCTCGATCGGAAAGGTAACCGTCACTTCAGCTTTGGCCTCGGTGTGCACCGGTGCATAGGCTCAAACGTCGCTCGGACGGTATTCAAGTCGATGCTGACCGCAGTGCTCGACAGGCTGCCGGACTATCAGTGCGCGGCGGAGGGGACCGTGCATTACGACAGCATCGGCGTGATCCAAGGGCTGAAGCACCTTCCGGCTACGTTCACCCCCGGACGCCGCCGCGGTCCGGGAGTATCCGAGACCGTTCCGCGGCTGCAACGTGCCTGTGAAGAACACGGTTTGGCCCGTCCCATCACCGAACTCAAGGAGTCCGCGAAGATCGCGGACTGA
- a CDS encoding SDR family NAD(P)-dependent oxidoreductase yields MTEHSTVALVTGASRGAGAGIAKALGSHGCTVYVTGRTRSGDGSSLTGTIDETAAQASAAGGRGIAVRVDHGNDDEVKELFDRIRDEQGRLDILVNNAAIIRDEMMGRTKFWEEPLNVIDTLDVGVRSSYVATVYAAPLMIPQRKGLVAFSSSSGSVHYAFGPAYGVPKAATDKMAADMAFDLREFGVAAVSIWMGSLLTDRVRKIIASKPEKFGHILDTAETPELTGHVIWELYKDPELMTLSGQTVIGAELAAKYGIEDEGGRRPPSYRDMFDVHPCQQYPHIMR; encoded by the coding sequence ATGACCGAACACAGCACCGTGGCCCTGGTGACGGGAGCCAGCCGCGGCGCGGGCGCAGGCATCGCCAAGGCGTTGGGGAGCCACGGCTGCACGGTCTATGTCACGGGCCGGACCCGCAGCGGCGACGGCTCGTCGCTCACGGGCACTATCGACGAGACCGCCGCGCAGGCGAGCGCTGCCGGTGGCCGAGGCATCGCAGTACGGGTCGACCACGGCAACGACGACGAGGTCAAAGAACTCTTCGACCGGATCCGCGACGAGCAAGGCCGCCTGGACATTCTGGTGAATAACGCGGCCATCATCCGCGACGAGATGATGGGCCGAACGAAGTTCTGGGAGGAACCACTCAACGTCATCGATACCTTGGACGTCGGAGTGCGCAGCAGCTACGTGGCCACGGTTTACGCCGCGCCACTGATGATTCCGCAACGCAAGGGCCTCGTCGCCTTCTCCTCGTCGTCGGGTTCGGTCCACTACGCGTTCGGCCCCGCCTACGGCGTGCCGAAGGCCGCCACGGACAAGATGGCCGCGGACATGGCTTTCGACTTGCGCGAGTTCGGCGTCGCCGCAGTATCGATATGGATGGGCTCGCTGCTGACCGATCGCGTCAGGAAAATCATCGCGAGCAAGCCCGAGAAGTTCGGACACATCCTCGACACCGCCGAAACACCCGAACTAACGGGCCATGTCATCTGGGAGCTCTACAAGGACCCGGAGTTGATGACGCTAAGCGGCCAGACCGTGATCGGCGCAGAGCTGGCGGCCAAGTACGGCATCGAAGACGAGGGTGGGCGTCGGCCACCGTCCTACCGCGACATGTTCGACGTCCACCCGTGTCAGCAATACCCGCACATAATGCGATGA
- a CDS encoding sulfotransferase family protein, translated as MITGRPDVQRHRSEPAHTLSSDRLIDAATEATGLADFGKDGWREGLDRLVDALVTEAALNDLGVAAAYKELKYLLIARLGVVAHRNAHANITEAGVAPPVVIIGQARTGTTILHDLLAQDPAARVPRTWEVERPCPAPETASYSTDPRIEAVDARIAAVGAVMPDLFGMHPMGAQLGQECVCITASDFRSILFATEYRIPSYARWLFAEADHASVYGWHRIFLQHLQFRHPTDRWVLKSPGHIWTLAELTEAYPDALLVQTHRDPLRIIASVTSMYTTLRGLTSDAANPHEIASEWAGYILDGLDRSVTARMDGTVNSAKVIDVNFRDFVGNEVRTVDKIYHRFGMPFSDVVRGRVADFLANHPQDKRGGHRYTFAFTGLDAGTWRERARRYQEYFDVPSESLD; from the coding sequence ATGATCACGGGAAGGCCTGACGTGCAACGCCATCGGAGCGAACCCGCACACACACTGAGTAGTGATCGCCTGATCGATGCGGCGACGGAAGCCACCGGCTTGGCCGATTTCGGGAAGGATGGCTGGCGCGAAGGGCTCGACCGGCTGGTAGATGCGCTCGTGACGGAGGCGGCGCTCAACGACCTCGGAGTGGCTGCGGCCTACAAAGAGCTGAAGTACCTGCTCATCGCCCGACTAGGCGTAGTGGCGCACCGCAACGCTCATGCAAACATCACGGAGGCCGGCGTCGCCCCTCCGGTGGTGATCATCGGTCAGGCCCGCACGGGCACCACCATCCTGCACGACCTGCTGGCCCAAGACCCGGCCGCGCGCGTACCGCGCACCTGGGAAGTGGAGCGTCCGTGCCCGGCGCCGGAGACGGCCAGTTACTCGACTGATCCGCGCATCGAGGCCGTCGACGCACGGATCGCCGCGGTCGGTGCCGTGATGCCCGACCTCTTCGGGATGCATCCGATGGGTGCACAGTTGGGTCAGGAATGTGTGTGCATCACCGCATCCGACTTCCGCAGCATCCTGTTCGCCACCGAATACCGCATCCCCTCCTACGCGCGATGGCTCTTCGCCGAGGCCGACCACGCTTCCGTCTACGGGTGGCATCGAATATTTCTGCAACACTTGCAATTCCGCCATCCCACTGACCGGTGGGTTCTCAAGTCACCCGGTCATATATGGACACTGGCTGAACTGACCGAAGCCTACCCCGATGCGCTACTCGTTCAGACCCATCGTGACCCGCTGCGCATCATCGCTTCGGTGACGTCGATGTACACCACCTTGCGCGGCCTCACCAGCGATGCAGCCAACCCCCACGAGATCGCCTCCGAATGGGCCGGGTACATCCTCGACGGACTCGATCGGTCGGTCACGGCGCGCATGGACGGAACCGTGAACTCTGCCAAGGTGATCGACGTCAATTTCCGTGATTTCGTGGGCAATGAGGTCAGAACGGTCGACAAGATCTACCACCGATTCGGCATGCCGTTCAGCGACGTTGTCCGTGGGCGCGTGGCCGACTTCCTGGCCAATCATCCCCAGGACAAGCGCGGCGGCCACCGCTATACCTTCGCGTTTACAGGTCTCGATGCGGGGACGTGGCGTGAGCGGGCCCGCCGATACCAGGAGTATTTCGACGTGCCGTCCGAGAGTCTGGACTGA
- a CDS encoding SDR family NAD(P)-dependent oxidoreductase, which produces MHGNRVLFIAGAGPQIGAATAHIAAREGACVALAARRLEVAEDIADSVRMAGGEAVAVRCDVTSDEDVQRALDVTRCEFGVIDRVFFNAAYYDNRQASVDVDDDAWDTSMDVNLNAAVRIARRTVPAMIEHGGGSFVFTSSAASIVAGDTRFGYQVSKAGLNAVTRFVAAKYGRKGIRANAVLPFVLEGPVGEAAASLNCLGRSPTAEEIGEAVAFLLSDRAAAITGQLIHLDGGLFVRAPWPTPASAPRT; this is translated from the coding sequence ATGCATGGCAACCGTGTACTTTTCATCGCCGGCGCCGGACCGCAGATTGGTGCCGCGACGGCTCACATTGCCGCGCGGGAGGGCGCGTGCGTCGCGTTGGCGGCGCGTCGCCTAGAGGTTGCCGAGGACATCGCAGATTCGGTAAGGATGGCCGGCGGCGAGGCCGTCGCAGTCAGGTGCGATGTCACCTCAGACGAGGACGTGCAGCGCGCCCTCGACGTCACCAGGTGCGAGTTCGGCGTCATCGACCGGGTGTTCTTCAACGCGGCGTATTACGACAACCGCCAAGCATCCGTCGACGTCGACGATGACGCGTGGGACACCTCCATGGACGTCAACCTGAACGCGGCTGTTCGCATCGCGCGGCGCACGGTGCCCGCGATGATCGAACACGGCGGTGGATCGTTCGTCTTCACCTCGTCGGCGGCCTCCATCGTGGCCGGCGATACGCGTTTCGGTTACCAGGTGTCGAAGGCGGGTTTGAACGCCGTCACCCGATTCGTCGCCGCAAAATATGGAAGAAAAGGCATTCGGGCCAACGCCGTGCTGCCGTTCGTGCTCGAGGGCCCTGTGGGCGAGGCGGCCGCGTCGCTGAACTGCCTCGGCCGATCACCGACCGCCGAGGAAATCGGTGAGGCCGTGGCCTTCCTGCTGTCGGACCGCGCGGCCGCCATCACTGGCCAACTGATCCACCTCGACGGTGGTCTGTTCGTCCGCGCCCCGTGGCCGACGCCGGCATCCGCGCCACGCACATGA
- a CDS encoding LLM class flavin-dependent oxidoreductase, producing MSKRLIFTLLLMDSIGHNFHGIWRHPRARNREFKGFDLWLDLARKAEQAKVDAFFFTDLVGVQGEHNGSRDVIFEMAVNVPIGDCTMVIPAMANHTTDLGFLYTSSVIQHHPFVFARAVSTLDSLSNGRIGWNIVTSANEKAFRNLGLPTSPSHEDRYAWAEEYVDVTYKLWEGSWDVDAVVNDPSTGVYADPTKVHDINHEGKRYSVEGFNLMEPSPQRTPVLAQAGGSPAGLDFASAHAELMFLSAMTLETITQQVNTVRKLARERGRRDGDILFLQGMMFIVGSTDEEAYRKWGDLEEFRSQEAQTAYFSSLSGMDLGRYAPSTPLEDIIDDIPGIRGAFLAVINAWPEGSKPTVKDFLSSLSLPQMVVGAPETIAKRLTEYQGAGVDGVQVMNALMPESYEDFFEHLVPVLQDKGLMQREYQPGTLREKLFGTTGADISERHPAYGYRGMFCGR from the coding sequence ATGTCCAAGCGGTTGATCTTCACCCTGCTCTTGATGGACTCGATCGGTCACAACTTCCACGGCATCTGGCGACATCCGCGCGCCCGCAACCGGGAATTCAAAGGATTCGACCTCTGGCTAGATCTCGCCAGGAAGGCAGAACAGGCCAAGGTCGACGCATTCTTCTTCACCGACTTAGTTGGTGTACAAGGTGAACACAACGGATCCCGCGACGTGATCTTCGAGATGGCGGTAAACGTACCCATCGGGGACTGCACCATGGTGATTCCCGCAATGGCGAACCACACAACCGATCTTGGCTTCCTCTACACCAGTTCGGTCATTCAACACCATCCATTTGTCTTCGCGCGTGCCGTTTCGACGCTCGACAGTTTGAGCAACGGAAGGATCGGATGGAACATCGTCACATCGGCCAACGAGAAGGCCTTCCGTAACCTCGGATTGCCCACCAGCCCATCCCATGAGGATCGCTACGCCTGGGCCGAGGAGTACGTCGATGTCACCTACAAACTGTGGGAAGGATCTTGGGACGTCGACGCCGTCGTCAACGATCCCTCCACTGGCGTGTACGCGGACCCGACAAAGGTGCACGACATCAACCACGAAGGCAAGCGTTACAGCGTCGAGGGATTCAACCTCATGGAGCCCTCACCGCAACGCACCCCCGTGCTGGCGCAAGCGGGCGGATCACCCGCGGGACTGGATTTCGCCAGCGCGCACGCCGAACTTATGTTCCTGTCGGCGATGACACTGGAAACCATTACCCAGCAAGTCAATACCGTCCGAAAACTCGCCCGTGAACGCGGTCGTCGCGACGGCGACATTCTCTTCCTTCAGGGCATGATGTTCATCGTCGGGTCGACCGACGAAGAGGCCTACCGCAAGTGGGGAGATCTCGAGGAATTCCGGAGTCAGGAAGCCCAGACGGCCTATTTCTCCAGCCTGAGCGGCATGGACCTAGGGCGCTACGCTCCGTCGACGCCGCTAGAGGACATCATCGACGACATACCCGGCATCCGCGGGGCATTCCTCGCCGTTATCAATGCCTGGCCGGAAGGCTCGAAGCCGACCGTTAAGGACTTCCTGTCCTCGCTATCGTTGCCGCAGATGGTCGTTGGGGCTCCAGAGACCATCGCCAAGCGGCTCACCGAGTATCAGGGCGCTGGCGTCGATGGCGTGCAGGTAATGAACGCGTTGATGCCGGAGAGCTACGAGGATTTCTTCGAACACCTCGTGCCGGTGCTCCAAGACAAGGGTCTGATGCAACGGGAGTACCAACCAGGCACCCTGCGCGAGAAGCTGTTTGGAACGACGGGCGCCGACATCAGCGAGCGTCATCCCGCCTACGGATACCGCGGCATGTTCTGCGGCCGATGA
- a CDS encoding TetR/AcrR family transcriptional regulator, which produces MAASSRRIGAETSKTRDVLLDCVETLMLEEGYASVTYRVLATRAGVTPSLVQYYFPSLDDIFVAAIRRYAERNLAFLAETLERRAGDPLRAVWEYSWDEATGALMTEFMALGNHRKSIRTEIAAVTESVRKMQLDALVAKFGKDARFLGDLSLPALQLLMSGLPKFLNLEEGIGVKSAHAEVTEAFERYLDTLEPAPAPKKRKPSSSRRRAPSKR; this is translated from the coding sequence ATGGCAGCATCGTCTCGGCGTATAGGCGCTGAAACGTCCAAGACGCGGGACGTTCTTCTCGACTGCGTCGAGACGTTGATGCTTGAGGAGGGGTACGCGAGCGTCACCTACCGCGTTCTGGCCACCAGGGCCGGAGTCACGCCCAGCCTCGTGCAGTACTACTTCCCCAGTCTCGACGACATCTTCGTAGCGGCGATCCGACGCTATGCCGAGCGCAACCTCGCCTTCCTCGCAGAGACTTTGGAGCGGCGCGCCGGCGATCCGCTTCGGGCGGTGTGGGAGTACAGCTGGGACGAGGCGACCGGCGCGCTGATGACCGAGTTCATGGCGCTGGGCAACCACCGCAAGTCGATTCGAACGGAGATTGCCGCGGTCACCGAGAGTGTGCGCAAGATGCAGTTGGACGCGCTCGTCGCGAAATTCGGCAAGGATGCGCGGTTCTTGGGCGACCTGTCCCTTCCGGCGTTGCAGTTGTTGATGTCGGGCCTGCCGAAGTTCCTCAACCTCGAGGAGGGCATCGGCGTGAAGTCCGCGCACGCCGAGGTGACCGAGGCGTTCGAGCGCTACCTCGACACGTTGGAGCCTGCTCCAGCACCAAAGAAGCGCAAACCCTCGTCGAGCAGGCGTCGCGCACCGAGCAAGCGCTGA
- a CDS encoding nuclear transport factor 2 family protein encodes MTVDTSLEALHRDVRYLLDRTEILDCIARHARGCDRHDVDLIAAAYHSDGIDEHGYATNAGPAYGAWANATHAQTSRVHTHNITTHTCEIGGDTAHAESYVIVVLIGPDAKSAQFITGRYLDRLERRDGQWRIAVRRSTVEGMFIADARVLQSSFFTEKGYLVGTRDRADLSYQRPLTIDTPAPARW; translated from the coding sequence ATGACCGTCGATACGAGCTTGGAAGCGCTGCACCGGGACGTGCGCTACCTCCTGGACCGCACTGAGATTCTCGACTGTATCGCGCGGCATGCGCGTGGCTGCGACCGTCATGATGTCGACCTGATCGCCGCGGCGTATCACAGCGACGGGATCGACGAGCACGGTTACGCCACCAATGCAGGACCCGCCTACGGTGCGTGGGCCAACGCCACGCACGCGCAGACTTCCCGCGTGCACACCCACAACATCACCACCCATACGTGCGAAATCGGCGGCGACACAGCACACGCCGAAAGCTATGTGATCGTGGTGCTCATCGGCCCCGATGCCAAGAGCGCCCAGTTCATCACCGGCCGCTACCTCGACCGGCTCGAGCGGCGGGATGGGCAGTGGCGCATCGCTGTTCGTCGGTCGACGGTGGAGGGCATGTTCATTGCCGATGCGAGAGTGTTGCAGTCTTCGTTCTTCACCGAGAAGGGATATCTCGTCGGCACCCGAGATCGGGCCGACCTGTCCTATCAACGCCCACTGACCATCGACACGCCCGCACCTGCTCGCTGGTAG
- a CDS encoding MarR family winged helix-turn-helix transcriptional regulator, with the protein MSQDGVDLDTSLGYLLKEASSALRAAMEEVLRPLGMSVTHYSCLELLAQRPGLSNSELARGAFVTRQSMNVLLQTLERDGYVSRPAQAPVGKALPTRLTPRGRRSLEKATAAVRSVEVRMLSGMTEAEQSEAFRLLQSMIDCLRDRRDGA; encoded by the coding sequence ATGAGTCAAGACGGCGTCGACCTGGATACGTCACTGGGCTACCTACTGAAAGAGGCGTCGAGCGCCCTGCGCGCGGCCATGGAGGAGGTGCTGCGGCCGCTCGGGATGAGCGTGACGCACTACTCCTGCCTCGAACTGCTGGCCCAGCGCCCGGGCTTGTCGAACTCCGAGCTCGCGCGGGGCGCGTTCGTGACACGGCAGTCGATGAATGTGCTGCTGCAGACCCTGGAACGAGACGGCTACGTGAGCAGACCCGCGCAGGCACCCGTCGGCAAGGCTCTGCCCACGCGGCTCACGCCCCGCGGCCGGCGGAGCCTGGAGAAGGCGACCGCCGCGGTCCGGTCCGTCGAAGTCAGAATGCTCTCAGGTATGACCGAGGCCGAGCAGTCGGAGGCGTTTCGGCTGTTGCAGAGCATGATTGACTGCCTGCGCGATCGCCGCGACGGCGCCTAG
- a CDS encoding VOC family protein, with translation MPATGPDFISLQARDLDASQAFYERYLGLVRSQAGPPHAVVFETKPIAFALRDVIPGTDLASVAQPGVGAAIWLHATDVQDIHDALAADGHTIVSAPIDGPFGRTFTFADPDGYQITLHDRA, from the coding sequence ATGCCCGCCACCGGCCCCGACTTCATCTCTTTGCAGGCGCGCGACCTCGATGCGTCGCAGGCGTTCTACGAGCGGTACCTCGGCCTCGTCCGCTCGCAGGCCGGACCGCCGCACGCCGTCGTCTTCGAGACGAAGCCGATCGCGTTCGCACTGCGCGACGTCATTCCCGGCACCGATCTCGCATCCGTTGCTCAGCCCGGCGTCGGTGCGGCGATCTGGCTCCACGCCACCGACGTCCAGGACATTCACGATGCTCTCGCCGCCGACGGTCACACCATCGTCTCCGCACCGATTGACGGCCCCTTCGGCCGGACGTTCACGTTCGCCGACCCCGACGGCTACCAGATCACTCTGCACGACCGCGCCTGA
- a CDS encoding universal stress protein, producing the protein MSAYQTVVVGTDGSDSSLRAVERAAAIAAEHGAKLIVATAHLPVPEERGRYAIPPGSDHGQDYRTVGEAPYYAILRDARERAHQVGAKNVEEKSIVGAPINVLVQLAEEAHADLLVVGNVGLNSVAGRLLGSVPAAVSRRSKTDVLIVHTTDV; encoded by the coding sequence ATGAGCGCCTATCAGACGGTCGTGGTCGGCACCGATGGCTCGGACTCCTCGCTGCGCGCGGTCGAGCGCGCGGCCGCGATAGCCGCGGAGCACGGCGCGAAGTTGATCGTTGCGACCGCCCATCTCCCCGTCCCCGAGGAACGCGGCCGGTACGCCATCCCGCCGGGGAGCGACCACGGTCAGGACTACCGGACGGTGGGCGAGGCCCCCTACTACGCGATCCTGCGGGACGCCAGGGAGCGCGCGCACCAAGTCGGGGCCAAGAACGTCGAGGAGAAGTCGATCGTCGGCGCCCCGATCAACGTGCTGGTGCAGCTTGCCGAGGAGGCCCATGCCGACCTGCTGGTGGTCGGCAACGTCGGACTCAACAGCGTCGCCGGCCGGCTGCTCGGATCGGTTCCCGCCGCCGTCTCCCGTCGGTCCAAGACCGACGTGTTGATCGTCCACACGACCGACGTCTGA